A window from Neodiprion fabricii isolate iyNeoFabr1 chromosome 2, iyNeoFabr1.1, whole genome shotgun sequence encodes these proteins:
- the LOC124174783 gene encoding anillin-like isoform X2: MDPFTQRMLERAKARREKLDTQLSNAGHDPKKRRSPLKDANAILAQAPVLEHNVAAKPVVKDSPVKQSPIKSPRKFSPTKIPITTQEGKVSNKENGETQISGVRSKLQRLGKLYSEDCSRELSSPIHRTEEKFAIEEESTDRKAAKPGARLGRLAALASTINNWEDDLSHPTLIKSVESKASKVQAKFNEQVRNGSGEPQPGTSGLSKQPSTSGLSKQPSTSGLLKHQSPTGLSKMSSTSGLSKKPSTSSISKQINSNGSSNSTQVSRGKGSPTKQLKWDQAVLETLEAQGFTRTTSNSRLVYDYKGCSQGSNSDSGKSSAAFKWSNNDQQLSDVDKRSLPKVISSNSKFDGNDHIEGKKPSDDKNVSRSPTKTSHASINKNNRTPENNTQSVSSSTSSDSNLIPNTSLTPKFGYSSPKSPIQSPGSVLSKASMFESKATEPKKKDPAEMTLSERMALFERNKGEAPLIPKAPLSMSVSKKQLEEKDPQKSHHTPEEKTASSAHNKADVLSKKVIAQRALFEHGGQTQELENNILRNSQNERQRELEMLRSRFNRNKEMAQAAAGSCIRTSESSDGKPNSPKNSPVCPVRPTPASETIPPPPPPPLGHLQDSVTNGVPITVKSSPVKRQVAKSLPKLQQNKTQSDVKRIRVSPPKAGHLYPNLSDNELTETETEGETEYTVGETEAETATLDEKTETETEAEYYLEEDTEYDSTEESEGIGNTSLGRSILRVVSEQSVLNKKRSIDPDPDSTTSDISVLEEMDEYLDGCLALQDEQNAGLGAEGPTPPKLNRAGKSPSATSHSFKYTQGQSYRSPIKIATPRSSSRKGEQYVVEGDNHLPLMHSVSFYRRQQSQTPKTPVRHVTRIPEPELTTTTSSSQFDERDEYVLVQEKVKHLLEEVCKQQTVISQASQALNLCNATVEFSGSREQVEGERLLLVATHRRQAALHEVQRLKVEGTLRPAIPGSPELQECGSLTISAITLPLKQNYFRNMDAANCYHFVCLVRHLDHVVATPVVDAEPGDSCLRFSSTLKLQDLYSDFKITLELYSLETRAEVLPHEIKYHIHNSKKGSGKTPKKLLKQESRLLMPSVQSPAGPSAVRSPAFSLTGYVIFSLREVQRQQWTLNKVPQSSPLEGRLQMHVSCELSVSVEHRGFLSMFDDVSGFGAWHRRWCLLKGSALSYWKYPDDERKKTPIGSLDLQGVSTIDVGLVSRDICARPNTFLLETIRPAEPGDLATLVMVRMGPQTIIRHLLSADTKEERLEWCSKLNKTLSLMRAWGGTSSS, translated from the exons ATGGATCCCTTCACTCAG CGAATGTTGGAGCGTGCGAAAGCAAGGAGGGAAAAATTGGACACGCAATTGTCAAATGCTGGTCATGATCCCAAAAAGAGGCGCAGTCCATTGAAGGATGCTAATGCCATTCTGGCACAGGCTCCAG TACTGGAACACAATGTGGCAGCTAAACCAGTGGTTAAAGATTCTCCCGTCAAGCAATCGCCGATTAAATCaccgagaaaattttctcctacTAAAATTCCTATCACAACTCAAGAAGGCAAAGTATCCAACAAAGAGAATGGAGAGACTCAAATATCCGGTGTCAGATCCAAGCTACAAAGGCTGGGCAAGCTATACTCTG AGGATTGCAGCCGTGAGTTGAGTTCGCCAATTCACAGAACAGaggaaaaatttgcaattgaaGAAGAGTCGACCGATCGAAAAGCTGCTAAGCCAGGTGCAAGATTGGGCAGACTTGCTGCTTTGGCTTCTACGATAAACAATTGGGAGGATGACCTATCTCATCCAACACTG ATAAAGTCAGTCGAAAGTAAAGCCTCTAAGGTTCAAGCTAAGTTCAATGAGCAAGTAAGAAATGGCAGCGGCGAACCTCAGCCAGGTACTAGCGGATTATCTAAACAACCTAGTACAAGCGGATTATCTAAACAACCGAGTACAAGCGGATTGTTGAAGCATCAAAGTCCAACTGGATTATCCAAGATGTCAAGCACTAGCGGGCTATCCAAAAAGCCAAGTACGAGCAGCATATCAAAGCAAATCAATTCGAACGGATCATCCAACAGTACGCAAGTTAGTCGAGGAAAGGGTAGCCCTACCAAGCAACTCAAATGGGATCAAGCTGTGCTCGAAACCCTG GAGGCTCAAGGTTTTACTCGTACTACCAGCAATTCTCGCCTTGTGTATGACTATAAGGGTTGTTCCCAGGGATCCAATTCAGATTCGGGGAAATCGTCGGCCGCGTTCAAGTGGTCGAATAACGACCAGCAATTATCGGATGTGGATAAAAGATCACTGCCTAAAGTGATATCTTCTAATTCCAAGTTTGATGGAAATGATCACATAGAAGGGAAAAAACCGAGTGACGATAAGAACGTTTCTAGGAGTCCTACAAAGACCTCGCATGCTAgcattaataaaaataatagaacaCCAGAAAATAATACACAGAGTGTAAGCTCCAGCACGAGTAGTGACAGTAACCTTATCCCGAATACTTCGTTAACTCCAAAATTCGGCTATTCTTCACCTAAAAGCCCGATTCAGTCGCCAGGTTCGGTATTGAGCAAGGCTTCCATGTTCGAGTCTAAAGCCACGGAACCCAAGAAGAAGGATCCTGCCGAAATGACCCTGTCTGAGAGAATGGCTCTGTTCGAGCGAAACAAAGGAGAAGCTCCTCTGATCCCAAAGGCGCCGCTATCGATGTCTGTTTCCAAAAAGCAATTGGAAGAGAAAGATCCCCAGAAGTCACATCACACACCTGAAG AAAAGACGGCTTCATCTGCGCACAATAAAGCTGATGTTTTGAGTAAGAAAGTAATAGCTCAACGTGCTTTATTTGAACATGGTGGTCAGACGCAAGAATTAGAGAACAACATTTTGCGGAATTCACAAAATGAGAGACAACGAGAGCTAGAAATGCTGAGGTCACGGTTTAATCGTAACAAAGAAATGGCCCAAGCTGCTGCCGGTTCTTGCATCAGGACTAGCGAAAGCAGTGATGGAAAGCCTAACTCCCCAAAAAACTCACCAGTTTGTCCAGTTAGGCCGACGCCTGCTTCG gAGACAATACCACCgcctcctccacctccgctTGGACATCTGCAGGACAGTGTTACGAACGGTGTTCCGATCACAGTAAAATCGTCTCCTGTAAAGAGGCAGG TGGCTAAAAGTTTGCCGAAACTGCAGCAAAACAAGACTCAGTCAGACGTCAAACGAATTCGAGTGTCTCCGCCAAAGGCAGGACACCTTTATCCTAATCTTTCTGATAACGAGCTGACGGAAACGGAAACTGAGGGAGAAACGGAATACACCGTTGGGGAAACAGAAGCAGAAACTGCGACGCTAGATGAAAAGACAGAGACTGAAACGGAGGCAGAATACTATCTTGAG GAAGATACAGAATATGACAGTACTGAAGAAAGTGAAGGTATCGGTAATACTAGCCTTGGGAGAAGCATACTTAGAGTAGTAAGTGAACAGTCCGTCTTGAATAAAAAG CGATCGATAGATCCAGATCCAGATAGTACGACATCTGACATCTCTGTGCTCGAGGAAATGGACGAGTATTTGGACGGGTGTTTAGCTCTTCAAGATGAGCAAAACGCAGGTCTAGGAGCGGAAGGACCGACTCCACCTAAACTAAACCGTGCAGGAAAAAGTCCTTCAGCTACTTCACACAGCTTCAAATATACTCAAGG GCAGTCTTACCGTTCTCCGATCAAAATCGCGACGCCTAGATCATCATCGCGAAAAGGTGAACAATATGTAGTCGAAGGAGATAATCACTTGCCTTTGATGCACAGCGTCAGTTTTTACAGAAGACAACAGTCTCAG aCTCCTAAAACTCCCGTTCGTCACGTGACTCGAATCCCAGAGCCGGAACTGACAACGACCACTTCATCGTCTCAATTCGATGAAAGGGATGAATATGTGCTTGTGCAAGAGAAGGTGAAGCACCTCCTAGAAGAGGTGTGCAAACAACAGACGGTAATAAGCCAGGCGAGCCAGGCTTTGAACTTGTGCAATGCTACCGTCGAATTCAGCGGTTCTAGAGAACAAGTTGAAGGGGAAAGGCTGTTGCTCGTCGCCA CTCACAGACGGCAAGCTGCACTTCACGAGGTTCAGAGGTTGAAAGTAGAAGGAACATTGAGGCCTGCCATTCCAGGCTCACCGGAGCTGCAAGAATGTGGCTCTTTGACCATATCCGCAATAACGCTGCCCTTGAAACAGAATTATTTCCGCAACATGGACGCAG CGAATTGTTACCACTTCGTATGCCTTGTACGTCATCTGGATCATGTTGTAGCAACGCCTGTAGTCGATGCCGAGCCTGGTGATTCTTGTCTTCGTTTTTCGTCGACGTTAAAACTCCAGGATCTTTACAGCGATTTTAAAATCACGCTCGAACTTTATTCCCTTGAAACGAGGGCTGAAGTTCTTCCACACGAGATCAAGTATCATATTCACAATAGTAAAAAG GGTTCCGGAAAAACGCcgaaaaaacttttgaaacagGAAAGCCGATTGCTAATGCCTTCGGTTCAAAGTCCTGCTGGGCCTTCTGCCGTGCGATCGCCGGCTTTCAGTCTCACCGGTTATGTCATATTCAGCCTGAGAGAGGTGCAGCGACAGCAGTGGACCCTCAACAAA GTGCCACAGTCGTCCCCATTAGAAGGACGACTTCAAATGCACGTTTCATGCGAACTTTCGGTTTCTGTTGAGCATCGGGGATTTTTATCGATGTTTGACGATGTCTCCGGATTTGGTGCGTGGCATCGAAGATGGTGTCTCCTCAAAGGTTCAGCGTTATCTTACTGGAAGTATCCCGACGATGAACGCAAGAAAACACCTATTGGAAGTCTGGACTTGCAAG GTGTGTCAACAATCGACGTTGGTTTAGTGTCACGGGACATTTGCGCCCGACCAAATACCTTTTTGTTGGAAACAATTAGGCCCGCTGAACCGGGTGACTTGGCAACTTTGGTCATGGTTAGAATGGGGCCACAGACAATAATAAG GCATTTGTTATCAGCGGATACTAAGGAAGAGAGACTTGAATGGTGCTCAAAATTGAACAAGACATTGAGCCTGATGCGTGCCTGGGGTGGCACATCATCGTCATGA
- the LOC124174783 gene encoding anillin-like isoform X3: MDPFTQRMLERAKARREKLDTQLSNAGHDPKKRRSPLKDANAILAQAPVLEHNVAAKPVVKDSPVKQSPIKSPRKFSPTKIPITTQEGKVSNKENGETQISGVRSKLQRLGKLYSEDCSRELSSPIHRTEEKFAIEEESTDRKAAKPGARLGRLAALASTINNWEDDLSHPTLIKSVESKASKVQAKFNEQVRNGSGEPQPGTSGLSKQPSTSGLSKQPSTSGLLKHQSPTGLSKMSSTSGLSKKPSTSSISKQINSNGSSNSTQVSRGKGSPTKQLKWDQAVLETLEAQGFTRTTSNSRLVYDYKGCSQGSNSDSGKSSAAFKWSNNDQQLSDVDKRSLPKVISSNSKFDGNDHIEGKKPSDDKNVSRSPTKTSHASINKNNRTPENNTQSVSSSTSSDSNLIPNTSLTPKFGYSSPKSPIQSPGSVLSKASMFESKATEPKKKDPAEMTLSERMALFERNKGEAPLIPKAPLSMSVSKKQLEEKDPQKSHHTPEEKTASSAHNKADVLSKKVIAQRALFEHGGQTQELENNILRNSQNERQRELEMLRSRFNRNKEMAQAAAGSCIRTSESSDGKPNSPKNSPVCPVRPTPASTIPPPPPPPLGHLQDSVTNGVPITVKSSPVKRQVAKSLPKLQQNKTQSDVKRIRVSPPKAGHLYPNLSDNELTETETEGETEYTVGETEAETATLDEKTETETEAEYYLEQEDTEYDSTEESEGIGNTSLGRSILRVVSEQSVLNKKRSIDPDPDSTTSDISVLEEMDEYLDGCLALQDEQNAGLGAEGPTPPKLNRAGKSPSATSHSFKYTQGQSYRSPIKIATPRSSSRKGEQYVVEGDNHLPLMHSVSFYRRQQSQTPKTPVRHVTRIPEPELTTTTSSSQFDERDEYVLVQEKVKHLLEEVCKQQTVISQASQALNLCNATVEFSGSREQVEGERLLLVATHRRQAALHEVQRLKVEGTLRPAIPGSPELQECGSLTISAITLPLKQNYFRNMDAANCYHFVCLVRHLDHVVATPVVDAEPGDSCLRFSSTLKLQDLYSDFKITLELYSLETRAEVLPHEIKYHIHNSKKGSGKTPKKLLKQESRLLMPSVQSPAGPSAVRSPAFSLTGYVIFSLREVQRQQWTLNKVPQSSPLEGRLQMHVSCELSVSVEHRGFLSMFDDVSGFGAWHRRWCLLKGSALSYWKYPDDERKKTPIGSLDLQGVSTIDVGLVSRDICARPNTFLLETIRPAEPGDLATLVMVRMGPQTIIRHLLSADTKEERLEWCSKLNKTLSLMRAWGGTSSS, translated from the exons ATGGATCCCTTCACTCAG CGAATGTTGGAGCGTGCGAAAGCAAGGAGGGAAAAATTGGACACGCAATTGTCAAATGCTGGTCATGATCCCAAAAAGAGGCGCAGTCCATTGAAGGATGCTAATGCCATTCTGGCACAGGCTCCAG TACTGGAACACAATGTGGCAGCTAAACCAGTGGTTAAAGATTCTCCCGTCAAGCAATCGCCGATTAAATCaccgagaaaattttctcctacTAAAATTCCTATCACAACTCAAGAAGGCAAAGTATCCAACAAAGAGAATGGAGAGACTCAAATATCCGGTGTCAGATCCAAGCTACAAAGGCTGGGCAAGCTATACTCTG AGGATTGCAGCCGTGAGTTGAGTTCGCCAATTCACAGAACAGaggaaaaatttgcaattgaaGAAGAGTCGACCGATCGAAAAGCTGCTAAGCCAGGTGCAAGATTGGGCAGACTTGCTGCTTTGGCTTCTACGATAAACAATTGGGAGGATGACCTATCTCATCCAACACTG ATAAAGTCAGTCGAAAGTAAAGCCTCTAAGGTTCAAGCTAAGTTCAATGAGCAAGTAAGAAATGGCAGCGGCGAACCTCAGCCAGGTACTAGCGGATTATCTAAACAACCTAGTACAAGCGGATTATCTAAACAACCGAGTACAAGCGGATTGTTGAAGCATCAAAGTCCAACTGGATTATCCAAGATGTCAAGCACTAGCGGGCTATCCAAAAAGCCAAGTACGAGCAGCATATCAAAGCAAATCAATTCGAACGGATCATCCAACAGTACGCAAGTTAGTCGAGGAAAGGGTAGCCCTACCAAGCAACTCAAATGGGATCAAGCTGTGCTCGAAACCCTG GAGGCTCAAGGTTTTACTCGTACTACCAGCAATTCTCGCCTTGTGTATGACTATAAGGGTTGTTCCCAGGGATCCAATTCAGATTCGGGGAAATCGTCGGCCGCGTTCAAGTGGTCGAATAACGACCAGCAATTATCGGATGTGGATAAAAGATCACTGCCTAAAGTGATATCTTCTAATTCCAAGTTTGATGGAAATGATCACATAGAAGGGAAAAAACCGAGTGACGATAAGAACGTTTCTAGGAGTCCTACAAAGACCTCGCATGCTAgcattaataaaaataatagaacaCCAGAAAATAATACACAGAGTGTAAGCTCCAGCACGAGTAGTGACAGTAACCTTATCCCGAATACTTCGTTAACTCCAAAATTCGGCTATTCTTCACCTAAAAGCCCGATTCAGTCGCCAGGTTCGGTATTGAGCAAGGCTTCCATGTTCGAGTCTAAAGCCACGGAACCCAAGAAGAAGGATCCTGCCGAAATGACCCTGTCTGAGAGAATGGCTCTGTTCGAGCGAAACAAAGGAGAAGCTCCTCTGATCCCAAAGGCGCCGCTATCGATGTCTGTTTCCAAAAAGCAATTGGAAGAGAAAGATCCCCAGAAGTCACATCACACACCTGAAG AAAAGACGGCTTCATCTGCGCACAATAAAGCTGATGTTTTGAGTAAGAAAGTAATAGCTCAACGTGCTTTATTTGAACATGGTGGTCAGACGCAAGAATTAGAGAACAACATTTTGCGGAATTCACAAAATGAGAGACAACGAGAGCTAGAAATGCTGAGGTCACGGTTTAATCGTAACAAAGAAATGGCCCAAGCTGCTGCCGGTTCTTGCATCAGGACTAGCGAAAGCAGTGATGGAAAGCCTAACTCCCCAAAAAACTCACCAGTTTGTCCAGTTAGGCCGACGCCTGCTTCG ACAATACCACCgcctcctccacctccgctTGGACATCTGCAGGACAGTGTTACGAACGGTGTTCCGATCACAGTAAAATCGTCTCCTGTAAAGAGGCAGG TGGCTAAAAGTTTGCCGAAACTGCAGCAAAACAAGACTCAGTCAGACGTCAAACGAATTCGAGTGTCTCCGCCAAAGGCAGGACACCTTTATCCTAATCTTTCTGATAACGAGCTGACGGAAACGGAAACTGAGGGAGAAACGGAATACACCGTTGGGGAAACAGAAGCAGAAACTGCGACGCTAGATGAAAAGACAGAGACTGAAACGGAGGCAGAATACTATCTTGAG CAGGAAGATACAGAATATGACAGTACTGAAGAAAGTGAAGGTATCGGTAATACTAGCCTTGGGAGAAGCATACTTAGAGTAGTAAGTGAACAGTCCGTCTTGAATAAAAAG CGATCGATAGATCCAGATCCAGATAGTACGACATCTGACATCTCTGTGCTCGAGGAAATGGACGAGTATTTGGACGGGTGTTTAGCTCTTCAAGATGAGCAAAACGCAGGTCTAGGAGCGGAAGGACCGACTCCACCTAAACTAAACCGTGCAGGAAAAAGTCCTTCAGCTACTTCACACAGCTTCAAATATACTCAAGG GCAGTCTTACCGTTCTCCGATCAAAATCGCGACGCCTAGATCATCATCGCGAAAAGGTGAACAATATGTAGTCGAAGGAGATAATCACTTGCCTTTGATGCACAGCGTCAGTTTTTACAGAAGACAACAGTCTCAG aCTCCTAAAACTCCCGTTCGTCACGTGACTCGAATCCCAGAGCCGGAACTGACAACGACCACTTCATCGTCTCAATTCGATGAAAGGGATGAATATGTGCTTGTGCAAGAGAAGGTGAAGCACCTCCTAGAAGAGGTGTGCAAACAACAGACGGTAATAAGCCAGGCGAGCCAGGCTTTGAACTTGTGCAATGCTACCGTCGAATTCAGCGGTTCTAGAGAACAAGTTGAAGGGGAAAGGCTGTTGCTCGTCGCCA CTCACAGACGGCAAGCTGCACTTCACGAGGTTCAGAGGTTGAAAGTAGAAGGAACATTGAGGCCTGCCATTCCAGGCTCACCGGAGCTGCAAGAATGTGGCTCTTTGACCATATCCGCAATAACGCTGCCCTTGAAACAGAATTATTTCCGCAACATGGACGCAG CGAATTGTTACCACTTCGTATGCCTTGTACGTCATCTGGATCATGTTGTAGCAACGCCTGTAGTCGATGCCGAGCCTGGTGATTCTTGTCTTCGTTTTTCGTCGACGTTAAAACTCCAGGATCTTTACAGCGATTTTAAAATCACGCTCGAACTTTATTCCCTTGAAACGAGGGCTGAAGTTCTTCCACACGAGATCAAGTATCATATTCACAATAGTAAAAAG GGTTCCGGAAAAACGCcgaaaaaacttttgaaacagGAAAGCCGATTGCTAATGCCTTCGGTTCAAAGTCCTGCTGGGCCTTCTGCCGTGCGATCGCCGGCTTTCAGTCTCACCGGTTATGTCATATTCAGCCTGAGAGAGGTGCAGCGACAGCAGTGGACCCTCAACAAA GTGCCACAGTCGTCCCCATTAGAAGGACGACTTCAAATGCACGTTTCATGCGAACTTTCGGTTTCTGTTGAGCATCGGGGATTTTTATCGATGTTTGACGATGTCTCCGGATTTGGTGCGTGGCATCGAAGATGGTGTCTCCTCAAAGGTTCAGCGTTATCTTACTGGAAGTATCCCGACGATGAACGCAAGAAAACACCTATTGGAAGTCTGGACTTGCAAG GTGTGTCAACAATCGACGTTGGTTTAGTGTCACGGGACATTTGCGCCCGACCAAATACCTTTTTGTTGGAAACAATTAGGCCCGCTGAACCGGGTGACTTGGCAACTTTGGTCATGGTTAGAATGGGGCCACAGACAATAATAAG GCATTTGTTATCAGCGGATACTAAGGAAGAGAGACTTGAATGGTGCTCAAAATTGAACAAGACATTGAGCCTGATGCGTGCCTGGGGTGGCACATCATCGTCATGA